AACGTCGCCATCGGTTGCAAAAAGGTGGTGCTTGACATCGTGGGGCTCAACTCTCGATGCGTGTGGGCAAGTCTGGATGCATGGCGCGAGGCCGCGTCCCGTCGCGCTTGAGGTTAGGCACATCTTAAGACCATCGCCCCCGAATGGTCCAGACAAATTGACGCGAAATTGAGACGCGGTCCGTGGCCAGCGCTGAAAATCCCGGGGTTACTTAGCGCGCTGTGCTACCACGGAAGAAAATGCAGAAGGCAAAATGATGAACGATGAAGCGGAACGCGGATACGCTGTCCAAGATTCTTCCCATTCGTCATTTATCGTTCATCAGTTTGCATTTCCTGCGGTATCGGGTAGCCCAAGCGCTTGTCGACCAGGTTCGCCAGCGGTTGGGCCGAGCGCCAGCGCTTCAGATTCGCGCAAAAGAAATCGGTCATGTCATCGATGCGCCGCGCGCATTGCCCCCCGACGTGGGGCGTGATAATGACGTTCGGTTGCGACCACAGCGGACTACCCGTGGGCAAGGGCTCTTCGGCCGTGACATCGAGGCCGGCGCCGGCCAGGTGCCCCGAGTTGAGCGCCTCGACCAGGTCGGCGTCCACCACCAGCGGCCCGCGCGCCACATTGATCAAAAAGGAGCCGGGGCGCATCCGTTTCAGCGCCTTGGCATCGATCATGTTCCGCGTGATTTCGGTAAGTGGCGCGGCCAGGAAGAGAAAGTCGACCACGCGCAGCAAATCATCCAGCCGGTCCGCCGGCCACAACGCCTCGACGTAGTCAGGCTTCGCCACCGGAAACATGTCGGTGGCCAGGATCCGGGTTTTGAACACGCG
This genomic stretch from Pirellulales bacterium harbors:
- a CDS encoding D-2-hydroxyacid dehydrogenase; this encodes MRIVLCYPVEPRHVAQIAAAAPDAEVIDAGQDGVARELLAADIFCGHAKVPVPWDEVVARGRLQWIQSSAAGLDHCLVPSVVDSSIVVTSASGVLADQVAEHAIALATGLTRALPVFFRAQQKREFIRRPTRDLTHATVGIVGFGGNGRRLAEVLRVFKTRILATDMFPVAKPDYVEALWPADRLDDLLRVVDFLFLAAPLTEITRNMIDAKALKRMRPGSFLINVARGPLVVDADLVEALNSGHLAGAGLDVTAEEPLPTGSPLWSQPNVIITPHVGGQCARRIDDMTDFFCANLKRWRSAQPLANLVDKRLGYPIPQEMQTDER